A window of the Oryza brachyantha chromosome 5, ObraRS2, whole genome shotgun sequence genome harbors these coding sequences:
- the LOC121054438 gene encoding uncharacterized protein LOC121054438 isoform X2 yields the protein MWELAEVPGSNDLGWTFLVAVKREPLSGFHSAALPDKLHITYEYLQWQSFAIKNQTTVMFFIMGILLHQMNGPSLLASRKILQLRFIVLQTLDDGDMALMDMGGEYNYYGSDITCSYPVSWEVNTITIGPNRDSIQPKSI from the exons ATGTGGGAGCTAGCGGAGGTTCCTGGCAGCAACGACCTCGGCTGGACCTTCCTCGTGGCTGTCAAGCGTGAACCATTGAGCGG GTTTCATTCAGCAGCTTTACCAGATAAGCTTCATATAACTTATGA ATATTTACAGTGGCAGAGTTTTGCTATCAAGAATCAAACAACAG TTATGTTCTTCATTATGGGCATCCTGCTGCACCAAATGAACGG GCCATCATTACTAGCTAGCAGGAAAATACTCCAACTTAGATTCATTGTTTTACAGACCCTGGATGATGGAGACATGGCACTAATGGACATGGGAGGTGAATACAATTACTATGGATCTGATATAACATGCTCATACCCTGTAAGTTGGGAGGTGAATACAATTACTATCGggccaaaccgagacagtatacAACCCAAATCGATATGA
- the LOC121054438 gene encoding uncharacterized protein LOC121054438 isoform X6: MWELAEVPGSNDLGWTFLVAVKREPLSGFHSAALPDKLHITYEYLQWQSFAIKNQTTVMFFIMGILLHQMNGPWMMETWH, translated from the exons ATGTGGGAGCTAGCGGAGGTTCCTGGCAGCAACGACCTCGGCTGGACCTTCCTCGTGGCTGTCAAGCGTGAACCATTGAGCGG GTTTCATTCAGCAGCTTTACCAGATAAGCTTCATATAACTTATGA ATATTTACAGTGGCAGAGTTTTGCTATCAAGAATCAAACAACAG TTATGTTCTTCATTATGGGCATCCTGCTGCACCAAATGAACGG ACCCTGGATGATGGAGACATGGCACTAA
- the LOC121054438 gene encoding uncharacterized protein LOC121054438 isoform X5, whose protein sequence is MWELAEVPGSNDLGWTFLVAVKREPLSGFHSAALPDKLHITYEYLQWQSFAIKNQTTVMFFIMGILLHQMNGYSFTKSYPG, encoded by the exons ATGTGGGAGCTAGCGGAGGTTCCTGGCAGCAACGACCTCGGCTGGACCTTCCTCGTGGCTGTCAAGCGTGAACCATTGAGCGG GTTTCATTCAGCAGCTTTACCAGATAAGCTTCATATAACTTATGA ATATTTACAGTGGCAGAGTTTTGCTATCAAGAATCAAACAACAG TTATGTTCTTCATTATGGGCATCCTGCTGCACCAAATGAACGGGTACTCTTTTACGAAATCTT ACCCTGGATGA
- the LOC121054438 gene encoding uncharacterized protein LOC121054438 isoform X4, whose amino-acid sequence MWELAEVPGSNDLGWTFLVAVKREPLSGFHSAALPDKLHITYEYLQWQSFAIKNQTTVMFFIMGILLHQMNGYSFTKSCHHY is encoded by the exons ATGTGGGAGCTAGCGGAGGTTCCTGGCAGCAACGACCTCGGCTGGACCTTCCTCGTGGCTGTCAAGCGTGAACCATTGAGCGG GTTTCATTCAGCAGCTTTACCAGATAAGCTTCATATAACTTATGA ATATTTACAGTGGCAGAGTTTTGCTATCAAGAATCAAACAACAG TTATGTTCTTCATTATGGGCATCCTGCTGCACCAAATGAACGGGTACTCTTTTACGAAATCTT GCCATCATTACTAG
- the LOC121054438 gene encoding uncharacterized protein LOC121054438 isoform X3, whose product MWELAEVPGSNDLGWTFLVAVKREPLSGFHSAALPDKLHITYEYLQWQSFAIKNQTTVMFFIMGILLHQMNGKLEGNDVIEATIRVQVDLVFYVICNLLLTR is encoded by the exons ATGTGGGAGCTAGCGGAGGTTCCTGGCAGCAACGACCTCGGCTGGACCTTCCTCGTGGCTGTCAAGCGTGAACCATTGAGCGG GTTTCATTCAGCAGCTTTACCAGATAAGCTTCATATAACTTATGA ATATTTACAGTGGCAGAGTTTTGCTATCAAGAATCAAACAACAG TTATGTTCTTCATTATGGGCATCCTGCTGCACCAAATGAACGG AAAACTTGAGGGTAATGATGTAATCGAAGCAACTATAAGAGTACAAGTTGATCTGGTGTTTTACGTGATCTGTAACTTATTACTAACTAGGTAG
- the LOC121054438 gene encoding uncharacterized protein LOC121054438 isoform X1, with product MWELAEVPGSNDLGWTFLVAVKREPLSGFHSAALPDKLHITYEYLQWQSFAIKNQTTVMFFIMGILLHQMNGYSFTKSSNENGDGLVQFQDSRVHLPLSSPATIYFVPYGLNAYLMSVCRKLEGNDVIEATIRVQVDLVFYVICNLLLTR from the exons ATGTGGGAGCTAGCGGAGGTTCCTGGCAGCAACGACCTCGGCTGGACCTTCCTCGTGGCTGTCAAGCGTGAACCATTGAGCGG GTTTCATTCAGCAGCTTTACCAGATAAGCTTCATATAACTTATGA ATATTTACAGTGGCAGAGTTTTGCTATCAAGAATCAAACAACAG TTATGTTCTTCATTATGGGCATCCTGCTGCACCAAATGAACGGGTACTCTTTTACGAAATCTT CTAATGAAAATGGGGATGGCTTGGTTCAATTTCAAGACAGTAGAGTTCACCTACCTCTCTCCTCACCAGctacaatttattttgtcCCATATGGTCTTAATGCCTACCTTATGTCTGTTTGTAGAAAACTTGAGGGTAATGATGTAATCGAAGCAACTATAAGAGTACAAGTTGATCTGGTGTTTTACGTGATCTGTAACTTATTACTAACTAGGTAG
- the LOC121054437 gene encoding uncharacterized protein LOC121054437 isoform X1, whose product MPMQTVEKTNAVKVAHSEDNSENTDGSDSSDAVEWDPWNPPYPPRPAFPPTADFMTKMQLIKQHVFRRQAALAASRSTNIIAPDRTPQVVLGNFCKISGELGLILKRDSVRSFLRLYKENVDCMAWGYIITPQTLNLIIARNALRCAKLVLEGKAPAFCQMRANPNCMTSSGYFPLHQAAENFSVDMIKLLLRYGASANLRTSGEKVIEGLLPLHVAIEDTCMHKYLEDNLLTDQKHKQVDFGFIYKLVHLLCLPEMKIFLATTRLLADYTDNLLDELWNYIKEGKLVHAAILLLAAQRRIRTCASSNRNIKHNPSGFTIIKDRIMGFIVSIETEWPGLTSGRNSKAYRQLEEKRMLFCNALVLNSMISEAGEALDEYIQTHSEVSHREILESVSSILKDHGFDSAGKGINIGELKCCPYDCEEPDSLLKSKHEKYFMTEAGGESPNLNVEAKNAVGYKPPSRWELEKTKDMFLPFWRSVLRSRCIVKVFPSYAPMKDYEQFMPKLSTGGSSQNKLKDKGSFPVHVGLFGKKSQLTSIHRSRRLFGTAAFTLLKMLKRA is encoded by the exons ATGCCAATGCAAACTGTCGAAAAAACCAATGCTGTGAAAGTTGCTCATTCTGAAGATAATAGTGAAAATACAGATGGATCAGATTCATCAGATGCAGTTGAGTGGGACCCATGGAACCCTCCATATCCTCCTCGTCCTGCTTTTCCACCGACGGCAGACTTTATGACCAAAAtgcaactgatcaaacag CATGTATTTCGAAGACAGGCTGCACTTGCTGCCTCCAGGTCCACAAATATAATTGCCCCAGACCGTACTCCTCag GtggtgctcggtaatttttgcaaaatatccGGTGAACTAGGGCTCATCCTCAAAAGAGATAGTGTTCGGAGCTTCCTCAGGCTGTATAAGGAAAATGTGGATTGCATGGCTTGGGGTTATATCATCACCCCTCAAACATTAAACTTGATTATTGCACGCAATGCCCTGCGGTGTGCTAAGCTTGTTTTGGAGGGCAAGGCGCCTGCGTTCTGCCAGATGCGTGCCAACCCGAACTGCATGACCAGCTCCGGATACTTCCCCCTCCATCAAGCTGCTGAAAATTTCTCTGTTGACATGATTAAGTTGCTGCTTCGCTATGGCGCATCAGCAAATTTACGCACATCGGGGGAAAAGGTCATCGAgggcctcctccctctccatgTTGCCATTGAGGACACTTGCATGCACAAGTATCTGGAGGATAATCTATTAACTGACCAAAAGCACAAACAAGTGGATTTTGGCTTCATCTACAAGCTTGTCCATCTGCTTTGTCTACCTGAGATG AAGATCTTCTTGGCCACGACTAGACTGCTTGCAGACTACACGGATAATCTTCTTGATGAGCTATGGAATTACATTAAGGAGGGAAAGCTTGTCCATGCAGCCATTTTGCTCCTTGCAGCACAACGGAGAATTCGTACATGTGCTTCTTCTAATAGAAACATCAAGCATAACCCGAGTGGGTTTACTATTATCAAGGATCGTATCATGGGATTCATTGTTTCCATAGAAACAGAATGGCCTGGATTAACAAGCGGTAGAAATAGCAAGGCATATAGGCAGCTGGAGGAGAAGCGGATGTTGTTCTGTAATGCATTGGTGCTTAATTCTATGATTTCTGAAGCTGGTGAAGCTCTTGATGAATATATCCAGACTCATTCAGAG GTATCTCACAGGGAGATCCTTGAAAGTGTTTCATCAATTCTCAAGGATCATGGTTTCGATTCTGCTGGAAAAGGAATAAACATAGGAGAGCTGAAATG CTGCCCCTATGACTGCGAAGAGCCGGATAGTCTGCTAAAGTCCAAGCATG aaaaatatttcatgaCCGAGGCAGGTGGAGAATCTCCTAATCTGAATGTTGAAGCTAAAAAT GCTGTAGGATATAAACCACCAAGTAGATGGGAACTTGAGAAAACAAAGGATATGTTCTTACCATTTTGGAGATCAGTGCTAAGATCTCGCTGTATAGTAAAAGTGTTCCCAAGCTATGCACCCATGAAGGACTATGAGCAATTTATGCCAAAGCTTTCTACAGGCGGtagttctcaaaataaattgaagGATAAAGGGTCTTTTCCAGTTCATGTTGGTTTGTTCGGGAAAAAGTCACAACTAACAAGCATCCATCGATCCAGAAGGTTATTTGGTACTGCTGCATTTACACTACTGAAGATGTTGAAGCGTGCATGA
- the LOC121054437 gene encoding uncharacterized protein LOC121054437 isoform X2 — translation MTKMQLIKQHVFRRQAALAASRSTNIIAPDRTPQVVLGNFCKISGELGLILKRDSVRSFLRLYKENVDCMAWGYIITPQTLNLIIARNALRCAKLVLEGKAPAFCQMRANPNCMTSSGYFPLHQAAENFSVDMIKLLLRYGASANLRTSGEKVIEGLLPLHVAIEDTCMHKYLEDNLLTDQKHKQVDFGFIYKLVHLLCLPEMKIFLATTRLLADYTDNLLDELWNYIKEGKLVHAAILLLAAQRRIRTCASSNRNIKHNPSGFTIIKDRIMGFIVSIETEWPGLTSGRNSKAYRQLEEKRMLFCNALVLNSMISEAGEALDEYIQTHSEVSHREILESVSSILKDHGFDSAGKGINIGELKCCPYDCEEPDSLLKSKHEKYFMTEAGGESPNLNVEAKNAVGYKPPSRWELEKTKDMFLPFWRSVLRSRCIVKVFPSYAPMKDYEQFMPKLSTGGSSQNKLKDKGSFPVHVGLFGKKSQLTSIHRSRRLFGTAAFTLLKMLKRA, via the exons ATGACCAAAAtgcaactgatcaaacag CATGTATTTCGAAGACAGGCTGCACTTGCTGCCTCCAGGTCCACAAATATAATTGCCCCAGACCGTACTCCTCag GtggtgctcggtaatttttgcaaaatatccGGTGAACTAGGGCTCATCCTCAAAAGAGATAGTGTTCGGAGCTTCCTCAGGCTGTATAAGGAAAATGTGGATTGCATGGCTTGGGGTTATATCATCACCCCTCAAACATTAAACTTGATTATTGCACGCAATGCCCTGCGGTGTGCTAAGCTTGTTTTGGAGGGCAAGGCGCCTGCGTTCTGCCAGATGCGTGCCAACCCGAACTGCATGACCAGCTCCGGATACTTCCCCCTCCATCAAGCTGCTGAAAATTTCTCTGTTGACATGATTAAGTTGCTGCTTCGCTATGGCGCATCAGCAAATTTACGCACATCGGGGGAAAAGGTCATCGAgggcctcctccctctccatgTTGCCATTGAGGACACTTGCATGCACAAGTATCTGGAGGATAATCTATTAACTGACCAAAAGCACAAACAAGTGGATTTTGGCTTCATCTACAAGCTTGTCCATCTGCTTTGTCTACCTGAGATG AAGATCTTCTTGGCCACGACTAGACTGCTTGCAGACTACACGGATAATCTTCTTGATGAGCTATGGAATTACATTAAGGAGGGAAAGCTTGTCCATGCAGCCATTTTGCTCCTTGCAGCACAACGGAGAATTCGTACATGTGCTTCTTCTAATAGAAACATCAAGCATAACCCGAGTGGGTTTACTATTATCAAGGATCGTATCATGGGATTCATTGTTTCCATAGAAACAGAATGGCCTGGATTAACAAGCGGTAGAAATAGCAAGGCATATAGGCAGCTGGAGGAGAAGCGGATGTTGTTCTGTAATGCATTGGTGCTTAATTCTATGATTTCTGAAGCTGGTGAAGCTCTTGATGAATATATCCAGACTCATTCAGAG GTATCTCACAGGGAGATCCTTGAAAGTGTTTCATCAATTCTCAAGGATCATGGTTTCGATTCTGCTGGAAAAGGAATAAACATAGGAGAGCTGAAATG CTGCCCCTATGACTGCGAAGAGCCGGATAGTCTGCTAAAGTCCAAGCATG aaaaatatttcatgaCCGAGGCAGGTGGAGAATCTCCTAATCTGAATGTTGAAGCTAAAAAT GCTGTAGGATATAAACCACCAAGTAGATGGGAACTTGAGAAAACAAAGGATATGTTCTTACCATTTTGGAGATCAGTGCTAAGATCTCGCTGTATAGTAAAAGTGTTCCCAAGCTATGCACCCATGAAGGACTATGAGCAATTTATGCCAAAGCTTTCTACAGGCGGtagttctcaaaataaattgaagGATAAAGGGTCTTTTCCAGTTCATGTTGGTTTGTTCGGGAAAAAGTCACAACTAACAAGCATCCATCGATCCAGAAGGTTATTTGGTACTGCTGCATTTACACTACTGAAGATGTTGAAGCGTGCATGA
- the LOC121054405 gene encoding uncharacterized protein LOC121054405: protein MPASCACASIRRLPPSSDCQPALALPTLRSIVLLLARLRDSACGKSNLHLQPVVKSGVSVSLSEFPISYRTPLELQNQFDEDKISLHQNLHLEEMKDLYYTLVRPVLVASCLVTEDPIDSPNTRALDSTLCANFKKPPVYLSSLSLMKVLTGLARNKWCYLIEFLRINRVLICENWTDSFGNLECLVHDDCITLSIDGETVYKGQCDAGYKNGKGNLCAIITAGSNEIVDCTVHLGVPCDSAPHAELWAMYVLLRRAIDLKDVRFFHVKTDSKFVDDTMCEKYPIKPNSTHQEICEAIRCMKSYFSRFHCRWEPRENLHLVDSLLKLMDNRTSPTFEEIKAEWTDYLLQKPQFRAHQERMRFRKEYINKAQPVGTITLHRMYKAIVKNCQESRIDAVANIILSLNPPYAAVLIGDHKTAVLVKGELEKLEGFPGKFDMSIDEVDGCCFLTLLRVPLDKVDRTLDVIFNAELSGLYKAADNSLCVKLLTAMDDDANMLELSPVCFLYFHGKNPINFEGKLVRPEIGLL, encoded by the exons ATGCCCGCCTCATGCGCATGCGCGTCAATCCGCCGGCTGCCACCGTCTTCCGACTGTCAACCCGCGCTGGCGCTGCCGACCCTTCGCAgcatcgtcctcctcctcgcccgccTCCGGGATTCTGCGTGCGGTAAGTCCAATTTGCACTTGCAGCCAGTAGTTAAGAGCGGCGTTTCAG TGAGCTTATCTGAGTTCCCTATCAGCTATCGTACCCCACTGGAGTTGCAAAATCAGTTTGATGAGGACAAAATCTCTCTTCACCAAAACCTTCATCTTGAAGAAATGAAGGATTTGTACTATACATTGGTTCGCCCGGTCTTAGTGGCCAGCTGTCTAGTCACCGAGGACCCCATCGATAGCCCTAATACCAGAGCACTAGATAGCACACTCTGTGCTAATTTTAAGAAGCCTCCTGTTTACTTATCAAGCCTGTCTTTGATGAAAGTGCTTACTGGACTTGCTAGAAACAAGTGGTGTTACTTGATAGAGTTTTTGAGGATCAATAGGGTGCTAATATGTGAGAATTGGACAGATTCATTTGGAAATTTGGAGTGCTTAGTACATGATGACTGTATAACCCTTTCAATCGATGGTGAGACCGTTTACAAGGGTCAGTGTGATGCTGGATACAAGAATGGGAAAGGAAATCTATGCGCGATCATAACGGCCGGGTCCAATGAGATTGTGGATTGCACAGTTCATTTAGGAGTACCTTGTGACTCGGCGCCACACGCTGAGTTATGGGCAATGTATGTGTTGCTCAGACGGGCGATTGATCTCAAGGATGTCCGCTTCTTTCATGTGAAGACGGATAGCAAATTTGTTGATGACACCATGTGCGAGAAATACCCCATCAAGCCAAATTCCACCCACCAGGAAATTTGCGAAGCGATTAGATGCATGAAGAGCTACTTCTCACGCTTTCATTGCAGATGGGAACCAAGGGAGAATCTTCATTTAGTTGATAGCCTGCTTAAGCTGATGGATAATCGTACCTCACCAACCTTTGAGGAGATAAAAGCTGAATGGACAGACTACCTGCTACAGAAGCCACAGTTTCGAGCTCACCAAGAGAGAATGAGGTTTAGGAAGGAATACATTA ACAAGGCACAGCCAGTGGGTACCATCACTCTCCACCGCATGTACAAGGCCATCGTCAAAAACTGTCAAGAAAGCAGAATAGATGCAGTTGCGAACATCATATTGTCGCTAAACCCACCATACGCAGCTGTTCTTATAGGAGATCACAAGACAGCAGTGTTAGTAAAAGGGGAGTTAGAGAAGTTGGAGGGGTTTCCTGGGAAGTTTGACATGTCAATTGATGAGGTCGATGGATGTTGCTTTCTCACCTTGTTAAGGGTTCCGTTGGACAAGGTTGATAGAACATTGGATGTGATCTTCAATGCTGAGTTGAGTGGGCTTTATAAGGCAGCAGACAACTCTTTATGCGTGAAGCTGTTGACAGCAATGGATGATGATGCCAACATGCTGGAGTTAAGCCCAGTTTGTTTCTTGTACTTCCATGGAAAGAATCCAATTAACTT TGAGGGGAAATTGGTGAGACCTGAGATCGGACTTTTGTAG